A region from the Candidatus Hydrogenedentota bacterium genome encodes:
- a CDS encoding UvrD-helicase domain-containing protein, translating to MNFTPEQEQAITGTARRICVSAGAGSGKTRILIERMLRLLDSPELWPEKRPRLDGIVALTFADKAAAEMKARLRRGFAEKAKTATGDARKFWRELVREADGARASTIHSFCASFLRENALRLGLSPDTGVLSDAENALLKERVVAEVLDELLEAGDAGAAALYVEYGGKRLKDALRSAIGQRTALRDIAARTPDNATPEALVEEWKRVAGAVFDRETLALASPAALGPALAELKALETCVLYENDGRAKRLQHAVALLERVLAPGAEPGIIREALAELGKAGDYSPKASDKKWTDRASYERANTLLNNLHKRFQKIALLDAEGDPQMELETARRTLDFLSIAERVIARFAERKAALECQDFDDQIDQTRRILAEDGELRARTARGIAFLLVDEFQDTDRAQLEIANLLCDTPGGPSLFIVGDAKQSIYLFRGAEVGVFRQAGTAADQRVALDTNFRSTPGVLEFINDFFRKTGLLAAVEDYGGMKTHRPAAGRSAVEFLLPPDTEEKTKAEEAHKTEAAFIAARIREMVHGPEPLTVGDPEDRQPVRYGNIALLFRRFTQVHHYEEALRAADIPYCLGAGRSFYTRQEVLDVLHLLQTACDPWNETALLCFLRGPFAALSDDTLARMAMADPRKGGLARVFHGGQTPTGFPGADRLARARELLRRVRELRGDPPGPALRRALELSGAEAVCLGQYQGMQKASNLRKLVAVADEFSPRLPATLADFVRYLDDVRDRAVQEGDANLQTGGGDAVLVMTIHASKGLEFPVVFLPDLCPQKRGKNASGPLHLHRDLGAVMGAGDLEEKDDDTAKPVLVRAIQLATGRGEDEESARLLYVAMTRARDHLVLCGRGDAGGDTWFGRFNEAYSLADRKHGSEIVKDGWKAVVHREMPAPCGPAPQPDRGETPDLDALRRRIAPFAVPERAGATVSVSAVLNWILGGEGGAEKDAGDHTRDTAGAETPPAPPDQEFAMDRGTAVHRFFELWDFAGDNADLPDRVLDESDFDPQQREALRAQLARMAERFREDPLHARLAADAAFRRELPFLLPFEGHLIRGTIDALLGDSTVLDYKTGAPNAEKLERYGLQLALYAEAVRQVTGAAPEEGLLYFVDRALIERVPLGPGPIAAAMERVRQVLQERGRRN from the coding sequence ATGAACTTCACCCCGGAACAGGAACAGGCCATCACCGGAACCGCGCGGCGCATCTGCGTGTCCGCGGGGGCCGGATCGGGCAAGACGCGCATCCTCATCGAGCGCATGCTGCGGCTGCTGGACAGCCCGGAGCTGTGGCCCGAAAAGCGGCCCCGCCTCGACGGCATCGTGGCGCTGACCTTCGCCGACAAGGCGGCGGCGGAGATGAAGGCGCGGCTGCGCAGGGGCTTTGCGGAGAAGGCGAAGACCGCCACCGGCGACGCCCGGAAGTTCTGGCGCGAACTGGTCCGCGAGGCCGACGGCGCGCGCGCCTCCACCATCCATTCCTTCTGCGCGTCCTTCCTCCGCGAGAACGCCCTGCGCCTCGGCCTGAGCCCGGACACGGGCGTCCTGAGCGACGCCGAGAACGCGCTGCTGAAGGAGCGCGTGGTGGCGGAGGTGCTCGACGAGCTGCTGGAGGCGGGCGATGCCGGGGCGGCGGCGCTCTACGTGGAGTACGGCGGCAAGCGCCTGAAGGACGCCCTGCGCTCGGCGATCGGACAGCGGACGGCGCTGCGGGACATCGCCGCCCGGACACCGGACAACGCGACACCGGAAGCCCTTGTTGAAGAGTGGAAGCGCGTGGCCGGAGCCGTGTTCGACCGCGAAACCCTCGCCCTCGCCTCCCCCGCCGCACTGGGGCCGGCGCTGGCGGAATTGAAGGCGCTGGAAACCTGCGTCCTTTATGAAAACGACGGGCGGGCCAAACGCCTTCAGCACGCCGTCGCCCTGCTGGAACGGGTGCTGGCCCCCGGTGCGGAGCCCGGAATAATCCGCGAAGCCCTCGCGGAATTGGGGAAAGCGGGAGACTACAGTCCCAAGGCAAGCGACAAGAAATGGACGGACAGGGCGTCCTATGAGCGGGCGAACACGCTGCTCAACAACCTGCACAAGAGGTTCCAGAAAATCGCATTGCTCGACGCGGAGGGCGATCCGCAGATGGAGCTGGAAACGGCCCGGCGCACGCTGGACTTCCTGTCTATCGCCGAGCGGGTGATCGCGCGCTTCGCCGAGCGCAAGGCCGCGCTGGAGTGCCAGGACTTCGACGACCAGATTGACCAGACCCGCCGCATCCTCGCGGAGGACGGGGAACTGCGCGCGCGCACCGCGCGGGGCATCGCCTTCCTGCTGGTGGACGAGTTCCAGGACACGGACCGCGCCCAGCTCGAAATCGCCAACCTGCTCTGCGACACCCCGGGCGGGCCGTCGCTGTTCATCGTCGGCGACGCCAAGCAGTCCATCTACCTGTTCCGGGGGGCGGAGGTCGGCGTGTTCCGCCAGGCCGGCACGGCGGCGGACCAGCGCGTCGCCCTGGACACCAATTTCCGCTCCACCCCCGGGGTGCTGGAGTTCATCAACGACTTCTTCCGGAAGACCGGGCTGCTCGCCGCCGTGGAGGACTACGGCGGCATGAAAACCCACCGCCCCGCCGCCGGACGGTCGGCCGTCGAGTTTCTCCTGCCCCCGGACACGGAGGAAAAGACGAAGGCCGAAGAGGCCCACAAGACCGAGGCCGCGTTCATCGCCGCGCGCATCCGCGAGATGGTCCACGGCCCGGAACCGCTGACAGTCGGCGATCCGGAGGACCGGCAGCCCGTCCGCTACGGCAACATCGCCCTGCTGTTTCGCCGCTTCACCCAGGTGCACCATTACGAGGAGGCCCTGCGGGCCGCGGACATCCCCTACTGCCTCGGCGCGGGCCGCAGCTTCTACACGCGCCAGGAGGTGCTGGACGTCCTCCACCTGCTCCAGACCGCCTGCGACCCGTGGAACGAGACGGCGCTGCTGTGCTTCCTGCGCGGGCCCTTCGCCGCTCTCAGCGACGACACGCTCGCGCGGATGGCCATGGCCGACCCGCGCAAGGGCGGGCTGGCGCGCGTCTTCCACGGCGGGCAGACCCCCACAGGGTTCCCCGGGGCGGACCGCCTCGCCCGCGCCCGGGAACTCCTGCGGCGGGTGCGGGAACTGCGCGGCGACCCGCCCGGCCCCGCGCTGCGCCGGGCGCTGGAACTGAGCGGCGCGGAGGCCGTGTGCCTCGGCCAGTACCAGGGAATGCAGAAGGCCTCCAACCTGCGCAAACTCGTCGCCGTGGCCGACGAGTTTTCGCCGCGCCTGCCCGCCACGCTGGCGGACTTCGTCCGCTATCTCGACGATGTCCGCGACCGGGCGGTCCAGGAGGGCGACGCCAACCTCCAGACCGGGGGCGGCGACGCCGTGCTGGTGATGACGATCCACGCCTCCAAGGGGCTGGAGTTCCCGGTGGTGTTTCTCCCGGACCTGTGCCCCCAGAAAAGGGGGAAGAACGCGTCCGGTCCCCTGCACCTGCACCGGGACCTCGGCGCGGTGATGGGTGCCGGGGATCTGGAGGAAAAGGACGACGACACCGCCAAGCCCGTGCTGGTCCGGGCGATCCAGCTGGCCACCGGCCGCGGGGAGGACGAGGAGTCCGCGCGGCTGCTGTACGTCGCCATGACCCGCGCGCGGGACCACCTCGTGCTGTGCGGCCGCGGCGATGCGGGCGGGGACACCTGGTTCGGCCGCTTCAACGAGGCCTATTCGCTTGCCGACAGGAAGCACGGAAGTGAAATCGTGAAGGACGGCTGGAAAGCGGTGGTCCACCGCGAGATGCCCGCCCCCTGCGGTCCCGCACCACAGCCGGACCGGGGGGAAACGCCCGACCTGGACGCCCTGCGCCGCCGCATCGCGCCCTTTGCCGTCCCCGAACGCGCGGGCGCCACGGTCTCCGTGTCCGCCGTGCTCAACTGGATTCTGGGCGGCGAGGGCGGCGCGGAGAAAGACGCCGGGGACCACACGCGGGACACCGCCGGAGCCGAAACGCCCCCCGCCCCGCCGGACCAGGAATTCGCCATGGACCGGGGCACGGCGGTCCACCGGTTCTTCGAGCTGTGGGACTTCGCCGGGGACAACGCGGACCTGCCGGACCGTGTGCTGGACGAGAGCGACTTCGACCCGCAACAGCGGGAGGCGCTGCGCGCCCAACTGGCGCGCATGGCCGAACGCTTCCGGGAGGACCCGCTCCACGCGCGCCTCGCCGCCGACGCGGCGTTCCGCCGCGAACTGCCCTTCCTGCTTCCCTTCGAGGGGCACCTGATCCGGGGAACCATTGATGCCCTGCTCGGCGACAGCACAGTACTCGACTACAAGACCGGCGCGCCGAACGCGGAAAAGCTCGAGCGCTACGGCCTCCAACTGGCCCTCTACGCCGAGGCCGTGCGCCAGGTGACCGGCGCCGCGCCGGAAGAGGGCCTCCTCTACTTCGTGGACCGCGCCCTCATCGAACGCGTGCCCCTCGGCCCCGGGCCCATCGCCGCCGCCATGGAGCGCGTCCGTCAAGTCCTCCAAGAGCGCGGGCGGCGGAATTGA
- a CDS encoding serine protease, with product MPTWGGILKELHKAQEEPGEGSAWDRVRRKYLIQMAEKTKRPVILYATRFLQGSLPIDPNLLSITDEDIQGLMEVVHELEGPSLDLILHSPGGSLEAAAAFVSYLRSKYDDIRVVVPMMAMSAACMIACCSNKILMGKHSFLGPIDPQLVLSTSLGVRMVPAQAILDQFDLALLQCKQDKNALAAWAPMLSQYGPDLLVQCQNASQRSEHLVCKWLQENMFQEEADAKKKSKHIAEWLSDHKQHKSHSRHITRDELITEGLFIERLEDDQELQDIVLSVYHAVTHTFSMTNTIKIIENNKGRAFVKSAIPPPPKTSSPSINPQRNIPV from the coding sequence ATGCCAACGTGGGGAGGTATCCTGAAGGAGCTCCATAAAGCCCAAGAGGAGCCAGGTGAAGGGTCTGCATGGGATCGGGTGCGAAGGAAATACCTGATCCAGATGGCTGAAAAGACAAAGCGCCCCGTCATATTGTACGCAACTCGGTTTCTTCAAGGGAGTTTGCCAATCGACCCGAATCTTCTTTCAATCACAGATGAAGACATACAAGGTTTAATGGAGGTTGTCCACGAGTTGGAAGGCCCAAGCCTCGACCTTATTCTTCATAGCCCTGGCGGCTCCTTGGAAGCGGCTGCGGCATTTGTCAGTTATCTTCGGTCAAAGTATGACGACATTCGAGTTGTAGTACCAATGATGGCAATGTCAGCTGCATGCATGATTGCATGTTGTTCAAACAAAATACTGATGGGAAAGCACTCTTTCTTGGGGCCTATCGATCCACAATTGGTTCTCTCCACATCACTTGGCGTGCGAATGGTACCCGCTCAGGCAATTTTGGATCAGTTTGACTTGGCGTTACTTCAGTGCAAACAGGATAAGAATGCTCTCGCAGCCTGGGCTCCTATGCTATCACAATACGGGCCAGATTTATTAGTGCAATGTCAAAATGCATCCCAACGATCCGAGCACCTCGTATGTAAGTGGTTACAGGAAAACATGTTCCAAGAAGAAGCCGATGCAAAAAAGAAATCTAAGCACATTGCTGAATGGCTTTCAGATCACAAGCAACACAAGAGCCACTCACGACATATAACGCGCGATGAATTAATAACAGAGGGCCTTTTTATCGAAAGGCTCGAAGATGATCAGGAGCTTCAAGATATCGTCTTATCTGTGTATCACGCTGTAACACATACATTCTCCATGACTAATACAATAAAGATCATCGAAAACAACAAAGGGAGGGCATTTGTAAAATCTGCTATTCCTCCGCCACCAAAAACATCCTCACCGTCAATAAATCCCCAAAGAAACATTCCTGTCTGA